Part of the Apium graveolens cultivar Ventura unplaced genomic scaffold, ASM990537v1 ctg83, whole genome shotgun sequence genome is shown below.
TCTAGTTTTCGAAAAAAATGCAAAACATGGAAGGTGCTGCCAGTAATAACAGGAGTGTCACACTCACTGTTAATGAAGACTCGGCTGATGTTCATGGTGTTGATACTGTTGGAGGAGCCAATGCAGAAGGCAGCAAATTGCAGGTTACTTGTGGTTCCTCAGCTGCACGAAATATTTCGATAGTGAAGATCAAGAAGGTTTCTCAGGAGCTGAATCAACTGAGTTCTTTGAGTGAAAGGCCGCGGAAACAATGTGATCGGTCTAAATCAGGTGCAGTTCATGCTTTGACAGGGTTTAGGTTTATAAGCAGGGCTGATGGTGGCTCCGGTTGGGCAAAGGTGGCTAAGAAGTTCGATGAACTCACTGCCCTCACCGATGGCTTGCTTCCTCGTGCACTCTTTTGGGAATGCATAGGTGAAATGATTAACCAAATTTAAAAGTGATGGTATTTTATGCTTTTGAGTATCATTACTGTGTCTATGAGCTTTGTTTATGAATTAGACTAATACTTTATTAATGCTTTTAAGCGTAAAATCTGTCTATATGAGCTTTGTTTCTGATGGAGATCGTGATTTGTGTCTGTATGAGCTTTGTTTCTGATGGAGATTATGATTATGATTGGAGGAGTTCTGAGAACAAATTTCTGACCACAGTTTTGATTCTAAGCTTCAAATTTTCTTCGACATGTAAGGGAAATAATCAGAGTCTGTATTATGGCTCACGCTCTGGAGAACAAATTTTAGCGTGAGAACAGCAAAACAATGCAACCTTGAAAATATTTTGCACTTTTTAAAAGAGTACGGAACAATTGTTCTCACTGTTCTCACCAGAATCACGCCCATTGTATTTACTGTCTTATAAAGGACTTGTAAACTTGTAAATACTACAAgaacttgaagaatgacaaactTATACTAATTcttattattggtgttggtgCATGTATGAACAATCTCACATCTCTGAAATCATTATTTACTTGGATGTCTAATTAATTAATTCTTATAATTCATGTCTGTAGATTATTAGTGTTAGTGCTTCTGCTAACAAGCTGTCGAGTATCCAAAACAAAGCAGATGAATACGCCACCATTATCATGGAAGAACTGGACCCTGAAAACCTTGGATACATCATGGTAACTGATTTATCTATTAAAAAAATTACCAGCCTAAACAAAAAATCATAAGTTGATCAGTATTAGACTAATATTGCATTTTACTGTCATGACTCGATAACAGATTGAAAATATGAAGATGTTTCTGTTGCGAGATGCAGCACATCCTACAAGAGCTGCTGGAAGCAAGGCCCTAAGCAAATTGCCGAGCCAGAAGCTTAAGAATTCAAATGACCACATAATTTCAAGAACATATAAAGACATTAAATACTTTGTACTAGACAATTGGAGAAGAGTTTGGATATTGGCAGTATGGCTTGGGATTACGGCTAGTTTATTTGCTTACAAGTATCTGCAATACAAAAACAAAGCTGCCTACGAAGTTATGGGAGTCTGTGTTTGTTTAGCAAAGGGTGCAGCCGAGACACTTAAGTTTAACATGGCACTGATATTGTTACCAGTCTGCCGAAACACTATCACCTGGCTTAGGAATAAAACCAGATTAGGAGTAGCTGTTCCCTTTGACAGCAATATCAAATTTCACCAAGTAAGTTAAGTTTGTCCAAAGAAGCTTCTTATAAATAGACTATCTTTGAATTAATTTGATGCTAATAtgttttgaaatttttgaatttCTGAAGATTATAACAGTGGGTATTGCAATTGGAGTTGGGATTCATGTAATGGCCCATTTAGCTTGTGACTTTCCTCGTCTCCTTCACACGGATGAAGAAAAGTATGAACCAGTGGAGCCTTTCTTTGGGAAAGATCGGCCACCAAATTGTTGAAAAATAATCTTAAACTTATTTTTATTTGTagtaaattaataatattttcttATTTGATTTGTTCAGTTGATGACTTAGTCATGCTGTTAGTGGAGAAATTGTAGGACTCATAATAAGTGGCAGGGGATTAGTAGGAGTTGTTAGATTCATTATTAGTTTTCCTGATTTATAACTACCAGTACGTTAGTTCCTTTCTATATATATTGCATCATTGATTAATGAAAAAGTAGGTCTTTTGGTGTGCAAATGTGTGTGTGATTTGTGTTTTACTAGTGAGAAGTAAacatatatacataaatatatactTATGTATATATAATCAGTTAAAATTCTACACTTGGTATCAGAACCTCATGATCTAGGGCTTTATGAGATATTTTAaaatatacacctatatatatatatatatatgttaagtATTTATTTATCATATTTAATGGCATCAAAAAATTTCTCCATTTATATTTAATGAGGTATTAAGAAAAAAGTCTACGAGAGAGAAGCATGGGAAGAAGAAAGAGAAGCATGATAAAAAAATTAAGGAGAAAATTGAGCAGTGAAAATAATGAGAAAGATATCATGGCACAAGTGGTTGTGAAAGAAATTTTGTTTTAGAAATGTGGGTGATTATGTGCATCACGAGAGAAGTGCTCCAGCAAACAAAAATGACGTTGATGAGAAGTGCATCAACAAAAAATTGTTTTTGATGAGAAGTGCATCAAACTTGAtagtggtgagaagtgcatcacaaaatgaagagatggtggtgagaagtgcatcacaaaAATGAAGAGAAGTGATTCATAAATTTTGTTCAGCTAAGTTTAAGATTACGAGGGAGATTGTTGAAAAATAATCTTAAACTTATTTTTATTTGTagtaaattaataatattttcttATTTGATTTGTTCAGTTGATGACTTAGTCATGCTGTTAGTGGAGAAATTGTAGGACTCATAATAAGTGGCAGGGGATTAGTAGGAGTTGTTAGACTCATTACTAGTTTTCCTGATTTATAGCTACCAGTACGTTAGTTCCTTTCTATATATATTGTATCATTGATTAATGAAAAAGTAGGTGTGCAAATCTGTGCGTGTGATTTGTGTTTTACTACTTATGTATATATAATCAGTTAAAATTCTAAACAAATTACTGGTGGTTTGTGAAGGGAGTAGAAGGTGTAACTGGAATTATTATGGTAGTGTTGATGGCAATAGCATTTACGCTAGCTAGCCCCTGGTTGAGGCTCCGCAAAGTGAAAAAAGGCAAAGACCCAAGAGCAAATTCACCCAAAGATCCTAAAGCAAATTCACTTAAAGACCAGAAAGAAAATAAAGGAAGTCTTGAGAAGATACTAGACAAGCTTACTGGATTCAATGCCTTCTAGTACTCACATCACCTCTTCATCATTGTCTACGCATTGCTCATTGTTCATGGTATCAAACTTTACCTGACACATGACTGGTACAGAAAAACGGTATGTGCAAATTGATGGGCCAGAAATAATCAGGCCCAGGTAGAAG
Proteins encoded:
- the LOC141704855 gene encoding respiratory burst oxidase homolog protein C-like, with the protein product MQNMEGAASNNRSVTLTVNEDSADVHGVDTVGGANAEGSKLQVTCGSSAARNISIVKIKKVSQELNQLSSLSERPRKQCDRSKSGAVHALTGFRFISRADGGSGWAKVAKKFDELTALTDGLLPRALFWECIDY
- the LOC141704850 gene encoding respiratory burst oxidase homolog protein C-like, with the translated sequence MEELDPENLGYIMIENMKMFLLRDAAHPTRAAGSKALSKLPSQKLKNSNDHIISRTYKDIKYFVLDNWRRVWILAVWLGITASLFAYKYLQYKNKAAYEVMGVCVCLAKGAAETLKFNMALILLPVCRNTITWLRNKTRLGVAVPFDSNIKFHQIITVGIAIGVGIHVMAHLACDFPRLLHTDEEKNVGDYVHHERSAPANKNDVDEKCINKKLFLMRSASNLIVGVEGVTGIIMVVLMAIAFTLASPWLRLRKVKKGKDPRANSPKDPKANSLKDQKENKGSLEKILDKLTGFNAF